The sequence CGCTGTATTGTCGAGTGATCCCGGCTCGGCGAAAGACATTCCGATCTGGGTGCAAAAGGCAGGACACGAGTTTATCGGTGCCTTCCCCGAGCAAGGATTTACCCGCTTTGTAGTTCGCAAAATGCGTTGATGAGTGTTTATCAGGGTTAGATCGAATGCGCGCCCACCGGTGAGGTGTGGTGCAAG comes from Chloroflexus sp. Y-396-1 and encodes:
- a CDS encoding sulfurtransferase TusA family protein, whose protein sequence is MTSPNVVIDKEIDARGSHCPGPMMELIRGIKSVPVGSVVAVLSSDPGSAKDIPIWVQKAGHEFIGAFPEQGFTRFVVRKMR